A single window of Helicobacter pylori NCTC 11637 = CCUG 17874 = ATCC 43504 = JCM 12093 DNA harbors:
- a CDS encoding pyridoxal-phosphate-dependent aminotransferase family protein, with protein MLLFTPGPVAISEEMRTSFSQPMPHHRTKDFEKIFQSVRENLKKMTGLEEVLLLSSSGTGAMEASVLSLCQKELLFVNAGKFGERFGKIAKAHFIKAHELVYEWDTPAQVDGVLNALKANPNIDAFCIQACESSGGLRHPVEKIAQAIKETNPNVFVIVDAITALGVEPLEITHIDALIGGSQKAFMLPPAMSLVALSQKAIECIEERNVGFYFNLKSELKNQRNNTTSYTAPILHTLGLQRYFELVQNLGGFEALYRETKRVALATQKAVLALGLKIFPKSPSLSMTTIVNEHAKELRNLLKEKYQVQFAGGQEPYKDTLIRINHMGIIPVYKTAYALNALELALNDLKLRGFDGVANTTFLKQYYGI; from the coding sequence ATGTTGCTTTTCACTCCAGGCCCTGTAGCCATTAGCGAAGAGATGCGCACAAGCTTTTCTCAGCCAATGCCCCACCACCGCACCAAAGATTTTGAAAAGATTTTCCAAAGCGTGCGGGAAAATTTGAAAAAAATGACCGGTTTAGAAGAGGTTTTGCTTCTAAGCAGCAGCGGGACAGGGGCTATGGAAGCGAGCGTGCTTTCCTTGTGTCAAAAAGAGTTGCTTTTTGTTAATGCGGGTAAGTTTGGCGAAAGGTTTGGCAAGATCGCTAAAGCCCATTTTATCAAAGCCCATGAATTAGTCTATGAATGGGACACACCGGCTCAAGTAGATGGGGTATTAAACGCGCTTAAAGCCAACCCCAACATTGATGCGTTTTGCATTCAAGCATGCGAGTCTAGTGGGGGGTTACGACACCCTGTGGAAAAAATCGCTCAAGCGATCAAAGAAACTAACCCGAATGTTTTTGTGATAGTAGATGCGATCACCGCTTTAGGGGTTGAGCCTTTAGAAATAACGCATATTGATGCGCTCATTGGAGGGAGTCAAAAAGCGTTCATGCTGCCTCCTGCGATGAGCCTAGTCGCATTGAGCCAGAAGGCCATTGAATGTATAGAAGAACGCAATGTGGGGTTTTATTTCAATTTGAAGAGCGAATTGAAAAACCAAAGAAACAACACCACAAGCTACACCGCTCCTATTTTACACACTTTAGGGTTGCAGCGCTATTTTGAATTGGTGCAAAATTTAGGGGGCTTTGAAGCGCTCTATAGAGAGACTAAAAGAGTCGCTTTAGCCACTCAAAAAGCCGTTTTAGCGCTCGGTTTAAAGATTTTCCCTAAAAGCCCGAGCTTGAGCATGACAACGATTGTTAATGAGCATGCCAAAGAATTGCGAAACCTTTTAAAAGAAAAATACCAGGTGCAATTTGCGGGCGGTCAAGAGCCTTATAAAGACACGCTCATTCGCATCAACCACATGGGGATCATTCCTGTCTATAAAACCGCCTACGCCTTAAACGCCCTAGAGTTAGCCTTAAACGATTTGAAGTTAAGGGGATTTGATGGCGTGGCGAATACAACCTTTTTGAAGCAATATTATGGAATTTAA
- a CDS encoding phosphatidylglycerophosphatase A → MDKFSLRTCFLTLFFSGYSKKAPGTIGSLVALLLGLPVLIFSANTLFLGAVFIGLIAIAQIDKEEEESKIHDSSYIVIDELVGMWLAMAISGLSLAGVVLSFIFFRIYDITKPSLIGRIDKEVKGGLGVVADDALAGILAGLSALLVIHILGFFNIKL, encoded by the coding sequence TTGGATAAATTTAGTCTTCGCACGTGTTTTTTAACCCTTTTTTTTAGCGGGTATTCTAAAAAAGCTCCAGGAACGATAGGGAGTTTAGTAGCGTTGTTACTAGGCTTGCCCGTTTTAATTTTTTCGGCTAACACTTTGTTTTTAGGGGCGGTTTTCATTGGGCTTATCGCTATCGCTCAAATAGACAAGGAAGAAGAAGAGAGCAAGATTCATGACAGCTCTTACATTGTGATAGACGAATTAGTGGGCATGTGGTTGGCGATGGCGATTAGCGGGTTATCGTTAGCGGGTGTGGTTTTGAGTTTTATCTTTTTTAGGATCTATGATATCACTAAACCCTCACTCATTGGTAGAATAGACAAAGAAGTTAAAGGAGGCTTGGGGGTGGTGGCTGATGACGCTTTAGCCGGGATTTTAGCCGGCTTGAGCGCGTTATTAGTCATCCATATTTTGGGATTTTTTAACATTAAACTTTGA
- a CDS encoding D-alanine--D-alanine ligase codes for MEFCVLFGGASFEHEISIVSAIALKGVLKDRIKYFIFLDENHHFYLIEESNMHSKYFAQIKEKKLPPLILTHNGLLKNSFLGTKIIELPLVINLVHGGDGEDGKLASLLEFYRIAFIGPRVEASVLSYNKYLTKLYAKDLGVKTLDHVLLNEKNRANALDLIGFNFPFIVKPSNAGSSLGVSVVKEEKELVYALDSAFEYSKEVLIEPFIQGVKEYNLAGCKIKKDFCFSYIEEPNKQEFLDFKQKYLDFSRNKAPKANLSNTLEEQLKENFKKLYNDLFSGAIIRCDFFVIENEVYLNEINPIPGSLANYLFDDFKTTLENLAQSLPKTPKIQIKNSYLLQIQKNK; via the coding sequence GTGGAGTTTTGCGTTTTATTTGGTGGGGCGAGTTTTGAGCATGAAATCAGCATTGTGAGCGCGATTGCGCTTAAAGGAGTGTTAAAAGATAGGATTAAATATTTTATTTTTTTAGATGAAAACCATCATTTTTATTTGATTGAAGAATCCAACATGCATTCAAAATACTTCGCTCAAATCAAAGAAAAAAAATTACCCCCCCTAATTCTCACGCATAATGGCTTGCTCAAAAACTCGTTTTTAGGCACTAAGATTATAGAATTGCCTTTAGTGATCAATCTTGTGCATGGGGGCGATGGCGAAGACGGGAAATTAGCGAGCTTGTTAGAATTTTATCGTATCGCTTTCATAGGCCCTAGGGTTGAAGCGAGCGTGTTGAGTTATAACAAATATTTAACCAAGCTTTACGCCAAAGACTTAGGAGTAAAGACTTTAGATCATGTTCTTTTGAATGAAAAAAACCGCGCTAACGCCTTGGATTTGATTGGGTTTAATTTCCCTTTCATTGTGAAACCCAGTAACGCCGGAAGCTCTTTAGGAGTGAGCGTTGTGAAAGAAGAAAAAGAATTGGTTTATGCTTTAGACAGTGCGTTTGAATATTCTAAAGAAGTTTTAATAGAGCCTTTCATTCAGGGCGTGAAGGAATACAATTTAGCCGGCTGTAAGATCAAAAAGGATTTTTGTTTTTCCTATATTGAAGAGCCTAATAAACAGGAATTTTTAGATTTCAAACAAAAATATTTGGATTTTTCACGCAATAAAGCCCCTAAAGCGAACCTTTCTAACACCCTAGAAGAACAATTAAAAGAAAATTTTAAAAAACTCTATAACGATTTGTTTAGTGGTGCGATCATTCGTTGCGATTTTTTTGTCATAGAAAATGAAGTGTATCTTAATGAGATCAACCCCATTCCTGGCAGTTTGGCCAATTATTTGTTTGATGATTTTAAAACAACGCTAGAAAATTTAGCACAATCATTACCCAAAACCCCTAAAATCCAAATCAAAAACTCTTATTTGTTGCAGATCCAAAAGAATAAGTAA
- the estV gene encoding lipase EstV, protein MAKRSIAYLDSVFDISYTFIDNHSPLNALFLHGWGSSKEIMQQAFQGCFLNYNHLYVDLPGFNQSPNDEKVLETKDYANIINLFLKSVDKKAHVVFGHSFGGKVAILCENERIVLLSSAGILEPKPLKVRCKILLAKIFKKLGLNLGFLRSKDAMGLNQVMYETFKKVISEDFSEHFKRCEKEVLLFWGKDDKATPLSSAQKMQTLLKRSALFVLEGDHFFFLNQAKEVEKLVENYHHAKS, encoded by the coding sequence ATGGCCAAACGCAGTATCGCTTATTTGGATAGCGTTTTTGACATTTCCTACACTTTTATAGATAACCATAGCCCTTTAAACGCCTTGTTTTTGCATGGTTGGGGGAGTTCTAAAGAAATCATGCAACAAGCGTTTCAAGGCTGTTTTTTAAATTACAACCATTTGTATGTGGATTTGCCCGGCTTTAATCAAAGCCCTAACGATGAAAAAGTCTTAGAGACTAAAGATTATGCTAATATCATCAATTTGTTCTTAAAAAGCGTGGATAAAAAAGCGCATGTCGTTTTTGGGCATAGCTTTGGAGGGAAAGTGGCGATCTTGTGTGAAAACGAACGGATTGTTTTATTGAGCAGTGCGGGGATCTTAGAGCCAAAACCCTTAAAAGTGCGTTGTAAAATCCTTTTAGCTAAAATCTTTAAAAAATTAGGCTTGAATTTAGGGTTTTTGAGAAGTAAGGACGCTATGGGGCTTAATCAAGTGATGTATGAAACCTTTAAAAAAGTGATTAGTGAAGACTTTAGCGAGCATTTCAAACGATGCGAGAAAGAAGTTTTATTATTTTGGGGTAAAGATGATAAAGCAACACCCTTAAGCTCCGCTCAAAAAATGCAAACCTTATTGAAAAGAAGCGCGTTATTCGTTTTAGAAGGGGATCATTTCTTTTTTTTAAACCAAGCAAAAGAGGTTGAAAAACTAGTGGAGAATTATCATCATGCAAAGTCTTAG
- a CDS encoding Mur ligase family protein: MQSLSWLNLAFRWLFITGLGYYIMTLLQWYHYSMFRILTKHHKMRWHGIYFLLPLGVFILSYAFKMPFVFDFFCGVIQMPMLIVWAKRNDKPLVFTPRVKRFFVFLLLFLILHEILNTELVPLNGISLALGCLCLFIFVLSASLIFEKALSKQYLQTAKDKIASLKNLKVIAITGSFGKTSTKNFLLQILQTTFNAHASPKSVNTLLGIANDINQNLDDKSEIYIAEAGARNKGDIKEITRLIEPHLAAIAEVGEQHLEYFKTLENICETKAELLDSKRLEKAFCYSVEKIKPYAPKDSPLIDVSSLVKNIQSTLKGTSFEMLLDGVWERFETKVLGEFSAYNIASAILIAKHLGLETERIKRLVLELNPIAHRLQLLEVNQKIIIDDSFNGNLKGMLEGIRLASLHQGRKVIVTPGLVESNTESNEALAQKIDGVFDVAIITGELNSKTIASKLKTPQKILLKDKAQLENILQATTIQGDLILFANDAPNYI, encoded by the coding sequence ATGCAAAGTCTTAGTTGGCTGAATTTAGCGTTTCGTTGGCTCTTTATAACAGGGCTTGGCTATTATATAATGACTTTATTGCAATGGTATCATTACAGCATGTTTAGGATCTTAACCAAGCACCACAAAATGCGTTGGCATGGGATTTATTTTTTATTGCCTTTAGGGGTGTTTATCCTGTCGTATGCTTTCAAAATGCCGTTTGTTTTTGATTTCTTTTGCGGCGTTATTCAAATGCCCATGCTCATTGTTTGGGCCAAACGCAACGACAAGCCCTTAGTTTTCACGCCAAGGGTGAAGCGCTTTTTTGTATTCTTATTATTATTTTTAATCTTGCATGAAATCTTAAATACAGAATTAGTCCCTTTGAATGGGATTTCGCTCGCGCTAGGCTGTTTGTGTTTGTTTATATTCGTTTTAAGCGCTTCTTTAATCTTTGAAAAAGCCTTATCCAAGCAGTATTTGCAAACCGCTAAAGATAAAATCGCCTCTTTAAAGAATTTAAAAGTCATCGCCATTACCGGAAGCTTTGGGAAAACCAGCACCAAAAACTTCTTGCTTCAAATCTTACAAACCACATTCAACGCGCATGCAAGCCCCAAAAGCGTCAATACCCTTTTAGGCATTGCGAACGATATTAACCAGAATTTAGACGATAAGAGCGAAATCTATATCGCTGAAGCCGGGGCAAGGAATAAGGGCGATATTAAAGAAATCACCCGCCTCATTGAACCGCACCTTGCCGCGATCGCAGAAGTGGGCGAACAGCATTTAGAATATTTTAAAACTTTAGAAAATATTTGCGAGACTAAAGCGGAATTATTGGATTCCAAACGCTTAGAAAAAGCCTTTTGTTACTCTGTGGAAAAAATCAAACCCTATGCCCCTAAAGATAGCCCTTTAATAGATGTTTCTAGCCTGGTTAAAAACATCCAATCCACTTTAAAAGGCACTTCTTTTGAAATGCTTTTAGATGGTGTTTGGGAAAGATTTGAAACAAAGGTTTTAGGGGAGTTTAGCGCTTACAATATCGCTTCAGCCATTTTAATCGCTAAGCATTTAGGCTTAGAGACAGAAAGGATCAAACGGCTTGTTTTAGAACTCAACCCTATTGCGCATCGTTTGCAACTTTTGGAAGTGAATCAAAAAATCATCATAGACGATAGCTTTAATGGGAATTTAAAGGGCATGTTAGAGGGCATTCGTTTAGCGAGCTTGCATCAAGGGCGTAAGGTTATTGTAACACCGGGATTAGTGGAAAGCAATACAGAAAGTAATGAGGCTTTAGCGCAAAAAATAGACGGGGTTTTTGATGTCGCTATCATCACAGGGGAGTTGAATTCCAAAACGATTGCTTCCAAATTGAAAACCCCACAAAAAATCTTACTCAAGGATAAGGCGCAATTGGAAAATATCTTACAAGCCACCACGATTCAAGGCGATTTGATTTTATTCGCTAATGACGCCCCTAATTACATTTAG
- a CDS encoding HIT family protein → MQHLYAPWRESYLKEKNKSCVFCEISQNPTKDLENRVLYRNSDLFVVMNAYPYNPGHLLIIPHAHQASVELLELNTWLNMNALVPKVLKALYAYGAQGINLGLNLHRSAGAGIPEHLHMHLVPRFLGDSNFMSVIAQTRVCGIDLNETYLTLKNLLEKELH, encoded by the coding sequence ATGCAACATTTATACGCTCCTTGGCGCGAAAGTTATTTGAAAGAGAAAAATAAGAGTTGTGTCTTTTGTGAAATTTCTCAAAACCCTACAAAAGATTTAGAAAACAGAGTGCTTTATAGAAATAGCGATCTCTTTGTGGTGATGAACGCCTACCCTTATAACCCAGGGCATTTGTTGATCATTCCTCATGCGCATCAAGCGAGCGTTGAACTTTTAGAGCTGAATACTTGGCTGAACATGAATGCTTTAGTGCCTAAAGTGTTAAAAGCGTTGTATGCTTATGGCGCTCAAGGGATCAATTTAGGTTTGAACTTGCACAGAAGTGCCGGAGCAGGGATTCCTGAGCATTTGCACATGCATTTAGTGCCTAGGTTTTTAGGCGATAGCAATTTTATGAGCGTTATCGCTCAAACCAGGGTGTGCGGGATTGATTTAAATGAAACCTATCTTACCTTAAAAAACTTATTAGAAAAGGAGCTTCATTGA
- a CDS encoding ribose-phosphate pyrophosphokinase, protein MKVRGFKAKMRGFKIFSGSAHPAFGKEVSKHLGFPLSKAVIGKFSDGEINIQISESVRGKDIFIIQPTCVPVNDNLMELLVMVDALRRSSANSITAVLPYFGYARQDRKAAPRVPITAKMVANLMQEVGIERIITMDLHAGQIQGFFDVPVDNLYGSIVFRDYIRSKALKNPVIASPDVGGVTRARYFANQMGLDLIIVDKRREKANESEVMNIIGSAKERDVILVDDMIDTAGTICKAALALKEQGATSVMALGTHAVLSGNAIKRIKESALDEVVVTNSIPLVQKCDKITTLSVAPLFAEVIRRIYHNESVQSLFT, encoded by the coding sequence ATGAAGGTGCGTGGGTTTAAGGCAAAGATGCGTGGGTTTAAGATTTTTTCAGGGAGCGCTCACCCTGCATTTGGCAAAGAAGTGTCAAAGCATTTAGGCTTTCCCTTATCCAAAGCGGTGATAGGCAAATTCAGCGATGGTGAAATCAATATCCAAATCAGCGAATCGGTGCGCGGTAAGGATATTTTTATTATCCAGCCCACTTGCGTGCCGGTTAATGACAATTTAATGGAATTGTTAGTCATGGTGGATGCTTTAAGGCGCAGTTCGGCCAATTCTATCACAGCGGTGTTGCCGTATTTTGGCTATGCCAGACAGGATAGAAAAGCGGCTCCAAGAGTGCCTATCACGGCTAAAATGGTCGCTAATTTGATGCAAGAAGTGGGGATTGAAAGGATCATTACAATGGATTTGCATGCCGGGCAAATCCAAGGTTTTTTTGATGTGCCGGTGGATAATTTATACGGATCTATCGTTTTTAGAGACTATATCCGCTCTAAAGCGTTAAAAAACCCTGTGATCGCTAGCCCTGATGTGGGTGGGGTTACAAGAGCCAGGTATTTTGCCAATCAAATGGGGTTAGATTTAATCATCGTGGATAAGCGCCGTGAAAAAGCTAATGAAAGCGAAGTGATGAATATTATCGGCTCAGCCAAGGAGCGCGATGTGATTTTAGTGGATGACATGATTGATACCGCAGGCACGATCTGTAAAGCCGCTTTGGCTTTAAAAGAGCAAGGGGCAACTTCTGTCATGGCGTTAGGCACGCATGCGGTTTTGAGCGGGAATGCGATCAAGCGCATTAAAGAAAGCGCGTTAGATGAAGTGGTGGTAACTAACTCTATCCCTTTAGTTCAAAAATGCGATAAAATCACCACCTTAAGCGTAGCACCCTTATTTGCAGAAGTGATCAGAAGGATTTATCATAACGAAAGCGTCCAATCGCTTTTCACTTAA
- a CDS encoding FtsW/RodA/SpoVE family cell cycle protein — protein sequence MALDKRIWMHFDLLPFVFIIPLLVVSFVLIFESSAVLSLKQGVYYAIGFILFWIVFFIPFRKLDRWLFVFYWACVILLALVDFMGSSKLGAQRWLVIPFTSITLQPSEPVKIAILLLLAHLIKINPPPFKGYDWSMFLKLSFYICLPAALILKQPDLGTALIVLIMGFGILLIVGLRTRVWLPLFIALLVASPIAYHFLHDYQKKRIADFLSEKPNYHVMQSIIAIGSGGFLGKSKEACTQTKFKFLPIATSDFIFAYFVERFGFLGAMLLFAIYIGLSLHLFFYLFESNSDWFLKIVALGISILIFVYSSVNIAMTLGLAPVVGIPLPLFSYGGSSFITFMILFGILENLLAFRYIFGYNSKPSFGNFGFLAQLVRALGS from the coding sequence ATGGCATTAGACAAAAGGATTTGGATGCATTTTGATCTTTTGCCTTTTGTGTTTATCATCCCCTTGCTTGTGGTTTCTTTTGTATTGATTTTTGAGAGCAGCGCGGTTTTGAGCTTGAAGCAAGGGGTTTATTATGCGATAGGGTTTATTCTCTTTTGGATCGTGTTTTTTATCCCTTTCAGAAAGCTCGATCGCTGGCTCTTTGTGTTTTATTGGGCGTGCGTTATTTTATTAGCGTTAGTGGATTTTATGGGATCGAGCAAGCTTGGGGCGCAACGATGGCTAGTCATTCCCTTTACCTCTATCACTTTACAGCCTAGCGAACCCGTGAAAATCGCCATCCTTTTACTATTAGCGCATTTGATTAAAATCAACCCACCCCCCTTTAAGGGCTATGATTGGAGCATGTTTTTAAAGCTCAGTTTTTACATTTGCTTACCGGCGGCTTTGATTTTAAAACAGCCTGATTTAGGCACGGCTCTTATTGTGCTAATCATGGGTTTTGGGATTTTACTGATCGTGGGTTTAAGGACTAGGGTGTGGCTCCCTCTTTTTATCGCTCTTTTAGTGGCTTCGCCTATCGCTTATCACTTTTTGCATGATTACCAAAAAAAGCGCATCGCAGACTTTCTTTCTGAAAAGCCTAATTACCATGTCATGCAATCCATTATCGCTATAGGATCGGGCGGGTTTTTAGGCAAATCTAAAGAAGCTTGCACGCAAACCAAATTCAAATTCTTGCCTATCGCAACGAGCGATTTCATCTTCGCTTACTTCGTGGAGCGTTTTGGGTTTTTAGGGGCTATGTTGCTTTTTGCGATTTATATAGGCTTGAGTTTGCATTTATTTTTTTATCTGTTTGAGAGCAACAGCGATTGGTTTTTAAAGATTGTAGCCCTTGGGATTTCTATTTTAATCTTTGTTTATTCCAGCGTGAATATCGCCATGACTTTAGGGTTAGCCCCTGTGGTGGGGATTCCCTTACCATTATTTAGCTATGGGGGGAGCAGTTTTATCACTTTTATGATCCTATTTGGGATCTTAGAAAACCTACTTGCTTTTCGCTATATTTTTGGATACAATAGCAAACCATCCTTTGGGAATTTTGGATTCTTAGCTCAGCTGGTCAGAGCGCTCGGCTCATAA